The genomic DNA AGAGaagcaaacaaaaaggaaagatgtGGGCCTCATACAAGACCTGAAGCCAAATACTGTCATGATCTTGGTGAACTATATTAACTTTCAAGGTAAAACCCTTAACCTCTGTATCTCTAGTTCAGTGTTCAGGTAATTTTCTGGGGCACTTGAATGAGTCATGGTCTGTCCCCTATGGAGTAAATAGGTGACCCAAAACCACAGTGAGCTATTGCACTAGGTATGATATATAGTTTTCGCATCTTCTAACTCTCTGGATGAATTAGAAGAATTTTTAGGGAGAGAACACTTTAGAAAAGGTGAGTGATAATGGTATGAACATCCTGCTCATATCATGGCTTCCAGAAAGATTTGTTGAGGTAGGACATTCTTAGGTTTAGCAAATAAACTAATTTTGAGTTTAAATTCTACTATGACCTTCAATTGCACACTTTTGGACATAATAGAATAAATACTTTTATCATGTATTTTTCAtgagtttatttttatcattttattaggggttaatagtttacaatacagtggttgacacatggatacaattactcatcatgcacaaagacacaCCAAAATTAAATTGGcaaagatgaaaaataaagaaatgttcctCTAACATGTATTATGTAGACACTATATACAAACACCATCCAACTTGTGTTTACAATACTCACAAGCGCTTAAGTTCACACAGTTAATAAGTCTTAGAACTGACAAATCCATCCAGATTTGTCAGATTCTAGAGCTTATAAAAACAAGGATTATGTGACACTTCCCTGAAGTTGCTGTACCCAGATAATTTCTCCTGATTCTACAAGGCAGGCAAAGCATGCTTGGAGAATTAAACAAATTCTGTCTACAAACAACCACTTATAGATGGTTAAAACAACACAACAAATCTGTTTTCTTATTGCACCTCATGTGTTGGATGTgcttatacattttttaattattatttagggGATGATAGTTTATGGTATATAGTATATTCTGAACATTTGGGTACACTTTCTCGCTTCCCATGACAGgtctctgcaaaacattctcacatcCAAATTCAGGTCATTTTCCTTCATATTGAGCCAGAACCCTAATGCCCTATTCATTTCCTCCCATTCCTCTGCCCCCTCACCTGagatctttgctttggtgcaacaaaaCATATTTAGTTCAAGTTTTATGTTGTGTTATCCCTTTCTTTTGCTTCTTAAGTTcctcctataagtgagatcatcttatatttgtccttctcctttttgcttatctcacttaagctGATTCTTTTGAGATCCATCtaagacaaagaaaaggagatgacttcttcatttttaacagctatgACACCTAACCAAAGGaaactatgtacacatatgtttatagcagcacaatttacaatagttcaaacttggaagcaacccaaattccCAGACACAAATGAGTCTCTAGGAATTTATGGTATAGGGAATCGGGGggtaggcagtgggttaagcgcacatggtgcaaagcgcaaggaccagagtaaggatcccagtttaagcccctggctccccacctgcaggggattcacttcacaagtggtgaagcaggtctgcaggtgtctatctttgtctcccctctctatcttcccctcctctctccatttctctcttctatctaacaatgatgacatcagtaacaacaacaataataactacaacaataaaaagaaacaagggcaaaaaagggaataaataagtaaataaataaaaatttatggtacatatacacaatgccTGTATCTTTTACAGAGAACTGTGACAATGATGGGCTTATTGTAATTGTAGTGGTTTAGAACACAAGCCATATAGTCCAACCACTTTGAGTGTGGTTGCTGACTCCACCATCAGCTAAATTGGGATTGCATATAGAAGTACTTTCTCTCCCTGACCCTCAATCACTCACCTGTAAAACTGGTTGACAATAGGTATTTACTTCTGTATTGATCTTAATTATAAGATGAAGTGATTGATGAAAAACTCACATCAGTAATAATATTAGTATACAATATGTAACATTCTTTTCTGTGTGTTAAAGCCCAGTGGGAAAATCCTTTTGCTCCATCGAAGACAGAAGAAGGTTCAAGTTTCTTAGTGGATAAAACCACTATGGTGAAAGTGCCCATGATGCACCAGACAGAACAATACTATCATCTGGTGGATACGGAACTGAATTGCACAGTATTACAAATGGACTATACCAAGAATGCCCTGGCACTCTTTGTTCTTCCTAACAAGGGCCATATGGAGAGGGTAGAATGGGCCATGTCATCAAAAACATTGAAGAAGTGGAACCACTTACTGCAGAAGGGGTAAATTTCTTTGATATTGTGAGAAGGTGGGCATTGAGGCAAACTGAGGCTGAGTTCAACAGAAACCCCAGAATCAAGAGAACCACCCAGAACCATTTCACAGCTATGTGATAATCATTATAGTGCAGTTTCCTTGCTGAATACTTCATATACTATGTTTCTCTAAGTACATCAACAAACTTACAAATGCGGTAGTAGTATCAGGCATTTTTTCCATGAGTAAATCAGTGCTAGAATGGTAAAATGAGCTCTTCAAACTTATTTAGTATGCCTTACAGATGCCAAGTGAAAATGGagggcagggttttttttttttttgtaagattttGATGTTAAGTGGTTGAATAGGCAGTTATATCAGGATGATAGTTCTAGATGAAATTGAATAGAATTCTTGAATTCCTCCAGGTGCTACTCACTGATATTCATGCCACTAATTCCCTAATGTTGACCAAAACATGAAACATTTTTCCTTTCGACTGTAAGCTAACCACACCCCTCTTTTTCCAGTGCTACTGATCAGAATCAGGTGAAGCAGAGCTCACTATTTTCAGGATAACTTGTGAGGTTGCAGTGTTACATGTTGGCCTGCATTGCTATGGCTGTCCATACCTAGACATGTAACAGAATCAAATATATTaccatggtgaaaaaaaaagagaggaaatcaTGAGATTTGGATGCTGATGGTTATTTGGTCATCTttacctccctacaggtggattGATTTGTTTGTTCCCAAATTTTCCATTTCTGCCTCATATGACCTTGGATCTATCCTTCCAAATATGGGCATCCAGGATGTTTTTGCTGAAAATGCTGATTTTCCTGGACTCACAGAGAACAGTGGTCTTAAACTTTCTAGAGTAAGTTAATATATTATGTTTTTAGAGCTTCAGATATCATTGTGAGtgtgttaatttaattttattatttcagtaATGAAGATTTGGAAGTCTAGTGAGATAGTATGATTGTTATTATGCCAGTTTTACCCCAGAATCATTCTAATCACCTCAAATATGGTACTGTAATGATTTCTTCCATTCCTAGCCTTTATATCCTAAAATGATTCTAATATAACAACTTCATGATCTGAATGAACTGTGATGAGGCTTAGTTCCTGAAGAGGTAGTGTTAGCAGATGAAAGGTTTAAGTAGATACCTGTAGAGGCAGAAGACCATTCAGAAAATGTTATTCTTAGATAACTAGCTCTAAAATCACCAGAGAATAACTTAAACTCATAGGGTAGCCTTCACATTCAAGTAACTAATCACATAGTACAGAAAAGACATAACTCTGCTCTTCCTTTTCATTTACTATTTGCAAACCACCCAACAAACTGTTCCTATTTCTCCAGAGAACCATCAGCATTCATGTTTGTCCTCCCCCCACACAGGCTGCCCACAAGGCTGTGCTGCACATTGGTGAAATGggaacagaagaggaaactgtCCCTGAAGTCAAATTCCTGGATCAACCCAAGATAACTCTCCATCCTATCATCCAGTTTGATAGGTCCTTCATATTGTTGATTTTGGAGAAAAGCACCCGGAGCATTCTCTTTCTAGGGAAAGTTGTAGATCCTACGGAAGTATAGTTGGGAAAGATGTTGCATGAGTTTGttaaaatgggaaataaataGTGCACCTTGATGTGATTGATGTGGGGTTGGATGTGTTTTCTTTTGTGCGAGGGTGGAGACTGGACTCTCACCAAACTTCACTGAATATGAAAGAAGTAATTTCTGTAACCAAATATCCAGATAGCTAATAAGTGACTCAATGTATAAGAAAGATTTTATATTTTGCATTATTCTTTGTCATTACCCAGCCCAAGGCTGTCAGGCAGCTCCAAATAATCAGACAAACTCTTGGTCCTATGAGCTCTGGGAAATAAGTGTAATATAGATCAAGTCCCCGTACACATATAAATCAGACTGTACTTCCAGAAGACAGAGTAATTGCCTTATAGAGTCCTTTACTAGACCTACTCTAATAGGTTGGATCAGAGGTTGATCTGGAAAGAATACCAGATTTTTTTACAGAAAAGTTAGGAGTTAACCAAGTAGTTCATGTATTacattaaaaaaggaaacctcactaaaataatttacttttttgATCAGATcccaaaaaaaaacttctattctttatctttgaAAAGCTTAGCTTAACTTGAGGAAATTAGAAATAAAAGATAAGTCTGTTACTTTTATAAATGTTATTCATAAAACACCTAGGGGAAATACCTTATTTAACAGTAGAAGATGAGCAGAATGTCTACTAGATTGGTATCAAGACAAAAAATCTTCTCATTATTGCTCCTATTTAAGACAATGATGGAAGTTTTAGTCAATGCAGCAAGACAAGGACAAGCAGATACTATAAAGAATggagtttaaaaagaaagaagttagtatatgaagaaaaaaacaatgaaTTCTATGGATGAATTAAAAAACACAAGAAAGTATTTTCAGAGGTGTGATCATGGGAAAATAGTCACAGCAAACTTTCTTTAACACAAACATCTACTCTACACAAAGCACAAtcatccaacacacacacacacacacacacacacacacacacacacacacacaccacaccatgtATTTCAAGAATTGATGGAAAATGGTAAACAGTGAAGGGGAGAGTGAATGAAAATATCTGAAACAATTGGCAAAAGTGGCACAGTGCTTGTGAATGACCATCGTTGCTATCAAAGCAGAGTCGTCCTGGTTCTGACAGGAGTCAAGGTGTTAAACTACCTGCACAAACTCAGCTCTGTAGTATAAAAGGAAATGATTTGAATACTGATAACTAAGTTCAGTAGAGACACTCTGAAAAGGTCTCCCTATGCCCAATAGTGAATCTGATAACTCCTGTCCAGTCCTCTGCATTATTGACTTGGAACACATAGCTGTAACCTTTTATTACAAAgctatgtgtatctttattacaTATTTGAGTTTCTAATATTCATTGTATGAATGGATTCTATctttaataataaaatgttttattttattatctctttgttgagggggttaatgctttagaGTACAGTCATTGaccatagatagatacatagatacaatttcattatgcaccaacaCCCCAAAATTCCCTTCCAACTCTTCAtatccccttccccagagtccttttctttgatgcaataaaccatgcccagtccacatttcactttgtttgCTCCCTCCTTGTTCCTATACATCAAGTCCagcttataagtgaaatcatttggtattcatttttctttatttggcttatcttacttaacatgatgtcttcaagttctacACAAGATGATGCAGAGAAGACAACTTCCTAATTTTTAACAACTGAATATTATTCCATAATTCAAatgccatatattttttaatccgtTAATCTGTCCTTggatgggttgcttccaggttttggcaattaaaatagtgctgctatgaacataagtatacatagatctcttctgataggtggttTTATTTCATCTGCATAAATTCCCATGAGAGGaaatgctgggtcatagggtaggtccatttctaatattCTGAGAAGTCTAGATTGTTTTCTATAAGGACTGtatcaatttacactcccaccagtggtgcagaagtgtcccttttcctTATATCCTCTTCAATATTTGTTGTGACTATCccttctaatgtatggcattctcacaggtgtgaagtggtatctcattgttgtcttcatttgcatttctctgataatcagtgacttcaaCTTTTTATTCTAAAGCCATGAATTCTTGTTACAGATTTGAGTTTCTGACATTTGTAGTATAGAAAGATTACGTTTCTGGTTCAGCGTTACTATATATCAACTTTCTTGGGAGGtttctatgttttgttttgttcctttgttTATTCTGGAAAGATCTATGTGTACTGGTGTTGAAGTTTCCTGATCCCAGGATTTCTGATATTTACTACTAGAGATTCTACAGATCTTTGTCCATGTCTGATATTTGTAACAACATATCTGTTTGGgagcctggcggtggcacacctagttaagcacacatattacagtgaacaaggaccagggttcaagcccccagaccacaTCTGTAGAGGAAAACTTCATaactggtgaaacagtactgcaggtgtctatgtccatttctacctccctctttcttttctatccaaaataatacaaatagatatttttaattaaaatatatcacATCTGCCCATTGTCTTGTCAAGAGgtatatttctttgtttaaaagCATGAAACTTCGAATCCTTTTTTATAAACTCCTATGTCCTGAGAAAGAGTTCTGAAATAGGTCATGAGTTAATGAATAAGCAGAGTCTGTAAGACCCACAAAGGCAACAAGCCTTATCCATGAACTCTGATGACCAACAGTCTTCACAGAGAGTAACGCATGAGTGACCTGAGAATAAACTCAGCATtttatcctctctctatttttccttccttccttccttcctcccttccttccttcctcccttccttattctccccctccctccatccctctttctttatttctttcaccagagcattgctcagatctggcttatgatggtgctgaagactgaacttGAGGcttctggtgcctcaagcatgaaagtggttttgcataaccattatgctatctcctcagtccctaAACTCAGTATTTCTTATGGTACCTGATGTAATAATTGCCTcaaaataatcagtattt from Erinaceus europaeus chromosome X, mEriEur2.1, whole genome shotgun sequence includes the following:
- the SERPINA7 gene encoding thyroxine-binding globulin isoform X1 — translated: MERFCFLRDASDFLGMCYYLPSKMSLSLYLVFLVFELHCASLKNSEGSSTCHFPQQNATLYKMSSINADFAFNLYRNFTVEIPDRNIFFSPVSISASLAMLSLGAFSSTQTQILESLGFNLTDTPMTEIQQGFQHLICSLNFPKKDLELRMGNALFIGKQFKLLAQFLDDVKSLYETEVFSTDFSNVSAAQQDINTYVEKQTKRKDVGLIQDLKPNTVMILVNYINFQAQWENPFAPSKTEEGSSFLVDKTTMVKVPMMHQTEQYYHLVDTELNCTVLQMDYTKNALALFVLPNKGHMERVEWAMSSKTLKKWNHLLQKGWIDLFVPKFSISASYDLGSILPNMGIQDVFAENADFPGLTENSGLKLSRAAHKAVLHIGEMGTEEETVPEVKFLDQPKITLHPIIQFDRSFILLILEKSTRSILFLGKVVDPTEV
- the SERPINA7 gene encoding thyroxine-binding globulin isoform X2, producing the protein MSLSLYLVFLVFELHCASLKNSEGSSTCHFPQQNATLYKMSSINADFAFNLYRNFTVEIPDRNIFFSPVSISASLAMLSLGAFSSTQTQILESLGFNLTDTPMTEIQQGFQHLICSLNFPKKDLELRMGNALFIGKQFKLLAQFLDDVKSLYETEVFSTDFSNVSAAQQDINTYVEKQTKRKDVGLIQDLKPNTVMILVNYINFQAQWENPFAPSKTEEGSSFLVDKTTMVKVPMMHQTEQYYHLVDTELNCTVLQMDYTKNALALFVLPNKGHMERVEWAMSSKTLKKWNHLLQKGWIDLFVPKFSISASYDLGSILPNMGIQDVFAENADFPGLTENSGLKLSRAAHKAVLHIGEMGTEEETVPEVKFLDQPKITLHPIIQFDRSFILLILEKSTRSILFLGKVVDPTEV